One region of Streptomyces leeuwenhoekii genomic DNA includes:
- a CDS encoding ThuA domain-containing protein produces the protein MRKQLLAAIGLFAGAVLCAAPQAWARPAPADTAAPVPRAASAAADPAYEVLVFSKTAGFRHSSIDDGIAALRDLGAAHGFGVDATEDAAAFTTGNLARYEAVVFLSTTGDVLNGAQQTAFEQYIQGGGGYVGVHAAADTEYDWPFYGGLAGAWFRSHPAVQSATVEVEDRAHDATAHLGAAWQRTDEWYDYRTNPRTTAHVLASLDESSYSGGAMSGDHPIAWCKDYQGGRAFYTGGGHTDESFTEPAFRRHLLGGIRWAAGMTEADCRPETGYTALFDGTGTTGWRQAGPGGFTLADGTLTSTGGLGMLWYAAREFTGDYSLKLDWKAQGDDNSGVFVGFPASDDPWSAVNNGYEIQIDATDAPDRTTGSVYGFRSADVAARDAALNPPGEWNTYEIRVTGERLEVFLNGRKINDFTNTDPARSLRQGHIGIQNHGDGDEVAFRDIRVKQAGGTPGPRTGAVRGVGGKCLDVDGAHTADGTKVQIWTCNDTPAQHWTVTPDNTLTALGKCLDISAAGTADGTRVQLWTCNGTGAQQWTPHPDGTLRNPRSGKCLDASGATWNDGTPVHLWTCHTGPNQKWILP, from the coding sequence ATGCGCAAGCAACTCCTGGCGGCCATCGGCCTGTTCGCCGGTGCCGTGCTGTGCGCCGCACCGCAGGCTTGGGCCCGGCCCGCACCCGCGGACACCGCGGCGCCCGTGCCCCGTGCCGCGTCCGCCGCGGCCGACCCGGCGTACGAGGTCCTGGTCTTCTCCAAGACGGCCGGCTTCCGCCACTCCTCCATCGACGACGGGATCGCCGCCCTGCGCGACCTGGGCGCCGCGCACGGCTTCGGTGTCGACGCCACCGAGGACGCGGCGGCGTTCACCACCGGGAACCTCGCCCGGTACGAGGCGGTGGTCTTCCTCTCCACGACGGGCGATGTGCTGAACGGCGCCCAGCAGACCGCGTTCGAGCAGTACATCCAGGGCGGCGGAGGCTACGTGGGCGTCCACGCCGCCGCCGACACCGAGTACGACTGGCCGTTCTACGGCGGGCTGGCCGGGGCCTGGTTCCGCTCCCACCCCGCCGTCCAGTCCGCCACCGTCGAGGTCGAGGACCGGGCGCACGACGCCACCGCCCACCTGGGCGCCGCCTGGCAGCGGACCGACGAGTGGTACGACTACCGCACCAATCCCCGCACCACCGCCCACGTCCTGGCCTCCCTGGACGAGTCGAGCTACTCGGGCGGCGCGATGTCCGGCGACCACCCGATCGCCTGGTGCAAGGACTACCAGGGCGGCCGGGCCTTCTACACCGGGGGCGGCCACACCGACGAGTCCTTCACCGAGCCCGCCTTCCGCCGGCACCTGCTGGGCGGCATCCGCTGGGCCGCCGGCATGACCGAGGCCGACTGCCGCCCCGAGACGGGCTACACGGCCCTGTTCGACGGCACCGGCACCACCGGCTGGAGGCAGGCCGGCCCCGGCGGGTTCACCCTCGCCGACGGCACGCTCACCTCCACCGGGGGCCTGGGCATGCTGTGGTACGCCGCGCGGGAGTTCACCGGCGACTACTCCCTCAAGCTGGACTGGAAGGCGCAGGGCGACGACAACTCGGGCGTGTTCGTGGGCTTCCCGGCCTCCGACGACCCGTGGTCGGCCGTGAACAACGGGTACGAGATCCAGATCGACGCGACGGACGCCCCCGACCGCACCACCGGCTCCGTCTACGGCTTCCGGTCCGCGGACGTCGCCGCGCGCGACGCGGCCCTCAATCCGCCGGGCGAGTGGAACACGTACGAGATCAGGGTCACCGGCGAACGGCTGGAGGTCTTCCTCAACGGGCGGAAGATCAACGACTTCACCAACACCGACCCGGCGCGCAGCCTGCGCCAGGGACACATCGGTATCCAGAACCACGGCGACGGCGACGAGGTGGCGTTCCGCGACATCCGCGTCAAACAGGCGGGCGGCACACCCGGTCCGCGTACCGGTGCGGTGCGGGGTGTGGGCGGCAAGTGCCTGGACGTCGACGGCGCACACACCGCCGACGGCACCAAGGTCCAGATCTGGACCTGCAACGACACCCCCGCCCAGCACTGGACCGTCACCCCCGACAACACCCTCACGGCACTCGGCAAATGCCTCGACATCTCCGCCGCCGGCACCGCCGACGGCACCCGCGTCCAACTGTGGACCTGCAACGGCACCGGCGCACAGCAATGGACCCCCCACCCCGACGGCACCCTCCGCAACCCCCGCTCCGGCAAATGCCTCGACGCCTCCGGCGCCACTTGGAACGACGGCACCCCCGTCCACCTCTGGACCTGCCACACCGGCCCCAACCAGAAATGGATTCTTCCCTAG
- a CDS encoding Dyp-type peroxidase translates to MRRADHHPTRRRFLEVAGAMTAAGLTAGCTADSARPSRHAPAPRVTPLPVPATGRHQAGITLPQPAQPHLLAVVADLGATVAPGPLLAELGQAIRTLTAGTDKRLLGLPPGDLTVTVGVGPRLVRMAGASLPGAADLPRFSRERIAPRARGGDLLFQICAGDALLLPVVAAALADQAGDRIRERWRQSAHRGTDVSVGDGLTAPRNPLGFIDGIVGPHTAAEQRRDLWLAGPPAVAGGTLAVLRRMELDLPRFAALSLAEQEAVIGRRRADGVPLSGGRAASGPELGAKTPDGRYLVPADAHACRAHSSVVGVGLMLRRSYSTDEPAPGLFFISFQNELRTFSSTLTHMETSDALLPFTTTTAGATFLILPGFDRRHPLGSGLFG, encoded by the coding sequence ATGCGCCGAGCCGACCACCACCCGACACGCCGCAGGTTCCTCGAGGTCGCCGGCGCCATGACGGCCGCCGGTCTGACGGCCGGGTGCACAGCGGACTCCGCCCGGCCAAGCCGGCACGCCCCTGCCCCACGGGTCACGCCCCTGCCGGTCCCGGCGACGGGCCGCCATCAGGCGGGCATCACGCTCCCGCAGCCGGCCCAGCCCCACCTGCTCGCCGTGGTGGCCGACCTCGGTGCCACCGTGGCTCCCGGCCCGTTGCTGGCCGAACTCGGCCAGGCCATCCGCACCCTCACGGCGGGGACCGACAAGCGGCTGCTCGGCCTGCCGCCGGGCGACCTCACCGTGACCGTCGGCGTCGGCCCCCGGCTGGTGCGGATGGCCGGTGCCTCGTTGCCCGGCGCGGCCGACCTCCCGCGATTCTCCCGCGAGCGGATCGCCCCGCGAGCACGCGGCGGTGACCTGCTGTTCCAGATCTGCGCCGGCGACGCGCTGCTCCTGCCGGTCGTCGCCGCCGCGCTCGCGGACCAGGCCGGTGACCGGATCCGCGAACGCTGGCGCCAGTCCGCACACCGCGGTACGGACGTGTCCGTCGGCGACGGCCTCACCGCGCCGCGCAACCCGCTCGGTTTCATCGACGGGATCGTGGGCCCGCACACGGCCGCCGAACAACGGCGCGACCTGTGGCTGGCGGGGCCGCCCGCGGTCGCGGGCGGCACCCTTGCCGTACTGCGGCGGATGGAACTCGACCTGCCGCGGTTCGCCGCACTGTCCCTCGCCGAACAGGAAGCCGTCATCGGGCGGCGCCGGGCCGACGGCGTCCCCCTCTCCGGCGGCAGGGCCGCCTCGGGCCCGGAACTCGGAGCCAAGACACCGGACGGGCGCTATCTCGTCCCCGCCGACGCCCATGCGTGCAGAGCGCACTCCTCCGTGGTCGGGGTGGGGCTCATGCTCCGCCGCTCCTACAGCACCGACGAGCCCGCCCCCGGCCTGTTCTTCATCAGCTTCCAGAACGAGCTGCGGACCTTCAGCTCCACCCTCACCCACATGGAGACCTCCGACGCGCTGCTGCCCTTCACCACCACGACCGCCGGCGCGACCTTCCTGATCCTCCCCGGCTTCGACCGCCGACACCCGCTCGGTTCCGGGCTGTTCGGCTGA
- a CDS encoding RpiB/LacA/LacB family sugar-phosphate isomerase, whose product MRISVSSDMDEPVARLLVEELRRRGHEVLPHGALQPGEDSRWAVCSERAARDVAAGTADQAVVCCWTGTGASIAANKVPGVRAALCADAYTADGARRWNDANVLALSLRLTSEPLLKEILDAWFAGTAGDEAEDRENRAHVERLDRGRAAP is encoded by the coding sequence ATGCGGATCTCCGTCTCCTCCGACATGGACGAACCCGTGGCCCGCCTCCTCGTCGAGGAGCTGCGTCGGCGCGGCCACGAGGTGCTCCCGCACGGCGCGCTCCAGCCCGGGGAGGACAGCCGGTGGGCGGTGTGCTCCGAGCGGGCGGCCCGGGACGTGGCCGCCGGGACGGCCGACCAGGCCGTGGTGTGCTGCTGGACCGGGACCGGCGCGTCGATCGCCGCCAACAAGGTGCCCGGCGTCCGGGCGGCCCTGTGCGCGGACGCCTACACGGCGGACGGGGCGCGCCGCTGGAACGACGCCAACGTGCTCGCACTCAGCCTCCGGCTGACCTCCGAGCCGCTGCTCAAGGAGATCCTCGACGCCTGGTTCGCGGGCACGGCCGGCGACGAGGCGGAGGACCGGGAGAACCGGGCGCACGTGGAGCGGCTCGACCGGGGCCGAGCCGCTCCGTAG
- the rocD gene encoding ornithine--oxo-acid transaminase has product MTAPADRTRSSEELIRAEEPVLAQNYHPLPVVVARAEGAWVEDVEGRRYLDMLAGYSALNFGHRHPALIEAAHRQLDRLTLTSRAFHNDRLASFAERLAALTGQDMVLPMNTGAEAVESGIKVARKWAYEVKGVPDGRATIVVAADNFHGRTTTIVGFSTDETARSGFGPFTPGFRVVPYNDLAALRAAVDDTTAAVLIEPIQGEAGVVVPDDGYLTGVRELTHRANCLFVADEIQSGLGRTGRTLAVEHESVVPDLVLLGKALGGGIVPVSAVVGRREVLGVLRPGEHGSTFGGNPLAAAVGTAVVELLRTGEFQRRATELGSVLREGLTALLGKGVVGFRARGLWAGVDVDPALGTGREVSERLMREGILVKDTHGSTIRLAPPLTVTEDELRQALGTLEKVLAA; this is encoded by the coding sequence ATGACCGCACCCGCCGACCGCACCCGCAGCTCGGAGGAGCTCATCCGGGCCGAGGAGCCCGTCCTCGCGCAGAACTACCACCCGCTGCCCGTGGTCGTCGCCCGCGCCGAGGGCGCCTGGGTGGAGGACGTGGAGGGCCGCCGCTATCTCGACATGCTGGCCGGCTACTCGGCGCTCAACTTCGGCCACCGCCACCCGGCGCTGATCGAGGCGGCCCACCGTCAGCTCGACCGGCTCACCCTCACCTCCCGGGCCTTCCACAACGACCGGCTCGCCTCCTTCGCCGAGCGGCTCGCCGCGCTGACCGGCCAGGACATGGTGCTGCCGATGAACACCGGCGCCGAGGCGGTGGAGAGCGGCATCAAGGTGGCCCGCAAATGGGCCTACGAGGTGAAGGGCGTCCCGGACGGCCGGGCGACGATCGTGGTGGCGGCGGACAACTTCCACGGCCGTACGACGACGATCGTCGGCTTCTCGACGGACGAGACGGCGCGCTCGGGCTTCGGGCCCTTCACGCCCGGCTTCCGGGTGGTGCCGTACAACGACCTGGCGGCGCTCCGGGCGGCGGTCGACGACACGACGGCGGCGGTGCTGATCGAGCCGATCCAGGGCGAGGCGGGCGTCGTCGTCCCGGACGACGGCTACCTGACCGGCGTACGGGAGCTGACCCACCGTGCGAACTGCCTGTTCGTCGCGGACGAGATCCAGTCGGGCCTCGGCCGCACCGGGCGCACGCTGGCCGTGGAGCACGAGTCGGTCGTCCCGGACCTGGTGCTGCTCGGCAAGGCGCTGGGCGGCGGGATCGTGCCGGTGTCGGCGGTGGTCGGCCGCCGTGAGGTGCTGGGGGTGCTGCGGCCGGGCGAGCACGGCTCGACGTTCGGCGGCAATCCGCTGGCCGCGGCGGTCGGCACGGCGGTGGTGGAACTGCTGCGGACGGGCGAGTTCCAGCGGCGGGCGACCGAGCTGGGCTCGGTGCTGCGCGAAGGGCTGACGGCCCTGCTCGGCAAGGGCGTCGTCGGTTTCCGGGCGCGCGGCCTGTGGGCGGGCGTCGACGTCGACCCGGCCCTCGGCACCGGCCGCGAGGTCAGCGAACGGCTGATGCGGGAGGGCATCCTGGTCAAGGACACCCATGGCTCCACGATCCGTCTGGCGCCGCCGCTGACCGTCACCGAGGACGAGTTGCGGCAGGCCCTCGGGACCCTGGAGAAGGTACTGGCCGCCTGA
- a CDS encoding PQQ-dependent sugar dehydrogenase — protein sequence MRTRESGPARRRGLRSLALAAVCAAGCLLPPATAVAADRDEGPAAPAAAEFQQVTLAKGVAETGEPMTLAVLPDRSVLHTSRDGTLRLTDAAGTTKVAGKLDVYSHDEEGLQGVAVDPGFASNRFVYLYYAPRLATPAGDAPADGTAADFAPYDGVNRLSRFVLRADGTLDTADEKKILDVPASRGICCHVGGDIDFDAQGNLYLSTGDDTNPFASDGYTPIDERASRNPAYDAQRSSGNTNDLRGKVLRIKVQADGSYTIPSGNLFPPGTARTRPEIYAMGFRNPFRMSVDKATGIVHLGDYGPDAGTASPTRGPAGQVEFNRITKAGNYGWPYCTGRNDAYTDHDFASSAPGAKFDCAAPRNTSPRNTGLTDLPPAQPAWIPYDGDSVPEFGSGSESPMGGPVYRYDAASVSEVKFPQEYDGDFFAGEFGRRWIKRIGTAGDGTVQSIDPFPWSGTQVMDMAFGPDGALYVLDYGTGYFNGDANSALYRIEHVTGGHAPVARAEADRTSGTAPLTVAFSSAGTSDADGDALSYAWAFGDGATSTAANPSHTYTANGRYTATLTVTDATGKRATASVLVTVGNTAPSVRLDLPADGRIHDFGDAIPFKVTVTDPEDGTIDCSRVKVTFIVGHDSHGHPQTSATGCSGTLQTLADGEHDPNANIFGVIDAEYTDRGAGGQPALTTHDQHITQPSHRQAEHHGGSSGVQVVAHAPAHGGRTVGHIDNGDWISFTPYALDDARTFTARVSSAGTGGTIEVRAGSPTGTLLGTVAVPVTGGWETFQDVSTALGSRPAGTTTLYLVFKGGIGSLFDVDEFSFTTGDDGTRAGAVRGVGGKCLDVDGAHTADGTKVQIWTCNDTPAQHWTVTPDNTLTALGKCLDISAAGTADGTKVQLWTCNGTGAQQWTPHPDGTLRNPRSGKCLDASGATWNDGTPVHLWTCHTGPNQKWTLP from the coding sequence GTGCGCACAAGAGAGTCAGGACCAGCACGCAGACGTGGCCTTCGCTCGCTCGCCCTCGCGGCCGTGTGCGCCGCGGGCTGCCTCCTCCCTCCGGCCACGGCGGTGGCAGCGGACCGGGACGAGGGCCCGGCCGCGCCGGCCGCCGCGGAGTTCCAGCAGGTCACGCTCGCCAAGGGCGTCGCCGAGACCGGTGAGCCGATGACGCTCGCGGTGCTCCCCGACCGTTCGGTGCTGCACACCTCGCGCGACGGGACGCTGCGGCTGACCGACGCCGCCGGCACCACCAAGGTGGCGGGGAAGCTCGACGTCTACAGCCACGACGAGGAAGGACTCCAGGGCGTCGCCGTCGATCCCGGCTTCGCCTCCAACCGCTTCGTCTACCTCTACTACGCGCCCCGGCTCGCCACCCCGGCCGGCGACGCCCCGGCGGACGGCACGGCCGCCGACTTCGCACCGTACGACGGGGTCAACCGGCTGTCCCGGTTCGTGCTGAGGGCCGACGGCACCCTGGACACCGCCGACGAGAAGAAGATCCTCGACGTGCCGGCCTCCCGCGGCATCTGCTGCCACGTCGGCGGCGACATCGACTTCGACGCGCAGGGCAACCTCTATCTGTCGACGGGCGACGACACCAACCCGTTCGCCTCCGACGGCTACACCCCCATCGACGAGCGCGCCTCCCGCAACCCCGCCTACGACGCCCAGCGTTCGTCGGGCAACACCAACGACCTGCGCGGCAAGGTGCTGCGCATCAAGGTCCAGGCGGACGGCTCGTACACGATCCCGAGCGGCAACCTCTTCCCGCCGGGCACCGCCAGGACCCGCCCGGAGATCTACGCGATGGGCTTCCGCAACCCCTTCCGGATGAGCGTCGACAAGGCGACCGGCATCGTCCACCTCGGCGACTACGGCCCCGACGCCGGTACGGCCAGTCCCACCCGAGGGCCCGCCGGACAGGTCGAGTTCAACCGGATCACCAAGGCGGGCAACTACGGCTGGCCGTACTGCACCGGCAGGAACGACGCCTACACGGACCACGACTTCGCCTCCTCCGCCCCGGGCGCGAAGTTCGACTGCGCGGCGCCGCGGAACACCTCCCCCCGCAACACCGGGCTGACCGACCTGCCGCCCGCCCAGCCCGCCTGGATCCCGTACGACGGCGACTCGGTGCCGGAGTTCGGCAGCGGCTCGGAGTCGCCGATGGGCGGCCCCGTCTACCGCTACGACGCCGCCTCGGTGTCCGAGGTGAAGTTCCCGCAGGAGTACGACGGGGACTTCTTCGCCGGCGAGTTCGGCCGCCGCTGGATCAAGCGGATCGGCACCGCCGGCGACGGCACCGTGCAGTCGATCGACCCCTTCCCCTGGAGCGGCACCCAGGTGATGGACATGGCCTTCGGCCCGGACGGGGCGCTGTACGTCCTGGACTACGGCACCGGCTACTTCAACGGCGACGCCAACTCCGCGCTGTACCGCATCGAGCACGTCACCGGCGGACACGCCCCCGTGGCCCGGGCCGAGGCCGACAGGACCTCCGGCACCGCCCCGCTCACCGTCGCCTTCTCCTCCGCCGGCACCTCCGACGCGGACGGCGACGCGCTCTCCTACGCCTGGGCCTTCGGCGACGGCGCCACCTCCACCGCCGCCAACCCCTCGCACACGTACACCGCCAACGGCCGGTACACCGCCACCCTCACGGTCACCGACGCCACCGGGAAGCGGGCGACGGCCTCGGTGCTCGTCACGGTCGGCAACACCGCGCCCTCGGTCCGGCTGGACCTGCCCGCCGACGGCCGCATCCACGACTTCGGTGACGCCATCCCGTTCAAGGTGACGGTGACCGACCCCGAGGACGGCACGATCGACTGCTCCAGGGTCAAGGTGACCTTCATCGTCGGGCACGACAGCCACGGCCACCCGCAGACCTCGGCGACCGGCTGCTCCGGCACCCTGCAGACCCTGGCGGACGGCGAGCACGACCCCAACGCCAACATCTTCGGCGTCATCGACGCCGAGTACACCGACCGAGGCGCCGGCGGCCAGCCCGCGCTGACCACGCACGACCAGCACATCACCCAGCCCAGCCACCGGCAGGCCGAGCACCACGGCGGCTCCTCGGGCGTCCAGGTCGTCGCCCACGCCCCGGCGCACGGCGGCCGGACGGTCGGCCACATCGACAACGGCGACTGGATCTCCTTCACGCCGTACGCGCTGGACGACGCCCGGACGTTCACCGCCCGGGTCTCCTCCGCCGGCACCGGCGGCACCATCGAGGTACGGGCCGGGTCGCCCACCGGCACCCTGCTGGGCACCGTGGCGGTACCCGTCACCGGCGGCTGGGAGACCTTCCAGGACGTGAGCACCGCGCTCGGCAGCCGGCCGGCCGGCACCACCACCCTGTACCTCGTCTTCAAGGGCGGCATCGGCTCGCTCTTCGACGTGGACGAGTTCTCCTTCACCACCGGCGACGACGGCACCCGCGCCGGTGCCGTGCGGGGCGTGGGCGGCAAGTGCCTGGACGTCGACGGCGCACACACCGCCGACGGCACCAAGGTCCAGATCTGGACCTGCAACGACACCCCCGCCCAGCACTGGACCGTCACCCCCGACAACACCCTCACGGCACTCGGCAAATGCCTCGACATCTCCGCCGCCGGCACCGCCGACGGCACCAAGGTCCAGCTGTGGACCTGCAACGGCACCGGCGCACAGCAATGGACCCCCCACCCCGACGGCACCCTCCGCAACCCCCGCTCCGGCAAATGCCTCGACGCCTCCGGCGCCACTTGGAACGACGGCACCCCCGTCCACCTCTGGACCTGCCACACCGGCCCCAACCAGAAATGGACCCTTCCCTAG